The Flavobacterium marginilacus genome window below encodes:
- a CDS encoding S9 family peptidase: MKKTLFLMITMMGLTASAQNVMTPELLWKLGRISPLGISKDGRNAVYKVSTPSVDENKSSSKYYTVAINGGAAVEIKDTKEILADKNISPDGKFIVYNEEVKIDKVLGKDFYPDLDKSNVQIYNGLDYRHWDTWNEGKFNHVFYKENKEGAVGIDILKGENFDSPQKPFGGDEDYIWSPDSKSIVYVCKKKAGTQYAISTDTNIYEYNLESGKTINRSEGNLGYDTAPQFSPSGDLTWLQMKRDGYESDKNDLIVSFKGMKMNLTANWDGTVDSFMWSQDGRKIYFIAPIDGTKQLFEVNFPGMTRIAVQVHQITNGDFDVSDLVGFSGDNIIVSRTDMNHATELFSYNLKKNTWKQLTNVNTATYSSLVLSKTERRYVTTTDGKKMLVWVILPPNFDASKKYPTLLFCQGGPQSPLTQSYSFRWNFQLMAANGYVVVAPNRRGMQGHGVEWNEQISKDWGGQVMDDYLSAIDDVSKESYVDKTRLGCVGASYGGYSVFYLAGIHNNRFKTFIAHDGVFNTQSMFGTTEEVFFNNWDFGGAYWEKDNAVAQKAYTKFNPINYVQNWNTPILIIQGGIDFRVPIGQGQEAFQAAQLRGIKSRFLYFPEENHWVLHPQNAQIWQKEFYKWLNETL; this comes from the coding sequence ATGAAAAAAACACTCTTTTTAATGATAACTATGATGGGTTTAACCGCGAGTGCTCAAAATGTAATGACTCCAGAATTACTTTGGAAATTAGGACGAATTTCTCCATTAGGAATTTCAAAAGACGGCAGGAATGCTGTCTATAAAGTATCAACTCCTTCTGTCGATGAAAACAAATCCAGTTCGAAGTATTATACCGTAGCTATTAATGGCGGAGCTGCTGTAGAAATTAAGGATACAAAAGAGATTTTGGCTGATAAAAATATCTCTCCTGACGGAAAATTTATTGTTTACAATGAGGAAGTAAAAATCGATAAAGTATTAGGGAAAGATTTTTACCCAGATTTAGACAAATCCAATGTTCAAATCTATAACGGTTTAGATTACCGCCACTGGGATACTTGGAACGAGGGGAAATTTAATCACGTTTTTTACAAAGAAAATAAAGAAGGTGCTGTAGGAATTGATATTCTAAAGGGAGAAAATTTCGACAGTCCGCAAAAACCTTTTGGCGGTGATGAAGATTATATCTGGTCGCCGGACAGTAAAAGCATTGTATATGTGTGCAAGAAAAAAGCAGGAACTCAATATGCGATTTCTACAGATACTAATATATACGAGTACAATCTGGAATCTGGAAAAACGATCAACAGATCTGAGGGGAATTTGGGTTATGATACAGCGCCACAGTTTTCTCCTTCTGGAGATTTGACTTGGCTGCAGATGAAACGTGACGGATATGAATCGGACAAAAACGATTTGATTGTTAGTTTCAAAGGCATGAAAATGAATCTGACTGCAAATTGGGACGGAACAGTAGACAGTTTTATGTGGAGTCAGGATGGCAGAAAAATTTACTTTATTGCGCCAATAGACGGCACAAAACAATTATTTGAAGTGAATTTCCCTGGAATGACCAGAATAGCAGTTCAAGTTCACCAAATTACAAATGGTGATTTTGATGTAAGTGATTTGGTAGGCTTTTCAGGAGATAATATCATTGTTTCAAGAACTGACATGAATCACGCAACAGAATTATTCTCCTATAATTTAAAGAAAAATACTTGGAAACAGCTCACGAATGTTAATACTGCGACTTATTCATCATTAGTATTAAGCAAAACTGAAAGACGTTATGTAACAACTACTGATGGCAAAAAAATGCTGGTATGGGTAATTCTTCCTCCTAATTTTGATGCTTCCAAAAAATACCCGACACTGTTATTCTGCCAAGGAGGACCGCAGTCTCCATTGACACAATCGTATTCTTTCCGTTGGAATTTTCAATTAATGGCAGCGAACGGATATGTGGTTGTAGCACCAAACCGCCGCGGTATGCAGGGACACGGGGTGGAATGGAACGAACAGATCAGTAAAGATTGGGGAGGACAGGTAATGGACGATTACCTGTCGGCTATTGACGATGTTTCCAAAGAGAGTTATGTAGATAAAACCCGTTTGGGCTGTGTTGGCGCTAGTTACGGAGGGTATTCTGTATTTTATTTAGCAGGAATCCATAATAACAGATTTAAAACTTTTATTGCTCATGACGGAGTTTTCAATACTCAGAGTATGTTTGGAACTACCGAGGAAGTTTTCTTCAACAATTGGGATTTTGGCGGTGCATACTGGGAGAAAGACAATGCTGTGGCACAAAAAGCATACACAAAGTTCAATCCTATTAATTATGTCCAAAACTGGAACACACCTATTTTAATAATTCAGGGAGGAATTGATTTTAGAGTACCAATTGGTCAGGGGCAGGAAGCATTTCAGGCGGCTCAATTAAGAGGAATCAAAAGCAGATTCCTTTATTTTCCAGAAGAAAATCACTGGGTGCTGCATCCTCAGAACGCTCAGATCTGGCAGAAAGAATTTTACAAATGGCTTAATGAAACCTTGTAA
- a CDS encoding aminopeptidase C: MYKLSIKPFFIATALVVGMHTMTAQDGLVNSLKVNASAKSAESFQFTDVINLGNTSIKNQGSSGTCWSYSTNSFLESEMIRIGKQPVELSQVFSARNAYVEKGKNYVRMHGAVTLGDGGELHDVINMYRKYGAVPQSIYTGLNYGTSKNKFAEMASLTEAVLTAVVKNPNGELTPNWEKAYAAVIDSYLGQVPENFTYKGKSYTPQSFAKEVVGINPDEYVEFASYANQPYYSKTMMMVPDNWSFDLVYNIKMNDMTAIIDNALKNGYTVAWASDVSEKSFSWKNGVAYVPAKKFDEMTAEEKENMFNGPKPELEITEEIRQKAFDNYQTTDDHAMHIVGIAKDQMGKEYYIVKNSWGTTNDYKGYLYVSKNFVKYKTTSLMVNKGGVPSDIVKKIGA; the protein is encoded by the coding sequence ATGTATAAATTATCAATCAAACCGTTTTTTATTGCGACAGCTTTAGTTGTTGGAATGCACACTATGACTGCTCAAGACGGGTTGGTCAACTCATTGAAAGTAAATGCCAGCGCAAAAAGTGCTGAGAGTTTCCAGTTTACCGATGTAATTAATTTAGGGAATACTTCTATCAAAAATCAAGGTTCATCAGGAACCTGCTGGAGTTATTCAACTAATTCCTTTTTAGAATCAGAAATGATCAGAATTGGAAAACAGCCAGTAGAATTGTCTCAGGTTTTTTCTGCTAGAAACGCTTATGTCGAAAAAGGAAAAAACTATGTGCGTATGCATGGTGCAGTAACCTTGGGCGACGGAGGAGAATTACATGACGTCATCAATATGTACAGAAAGTACGGAGCAGTTCCTCAATCAATTTACACCGGTTTAAACTATGGAACTTCCAAAAATAAATTTGCCGAAATGGCTTCATTGACTGAAGCAGTATTGACTGCAGTAGTTAAAAATCCAAACGGAGAACTTACTCCAAACTGGGAAAAAGCGTATGCTGCTGTAATAGATTCTTATTTGGGACAGGTTCCAGAAAACTTCACATACAAAGGTAAAAGCTACACACCTCAAAGCTTTGCCAAAGAAGTGGTAGGAATAAATCCGGATGAATATGTTGAATTTGCTTCTTATGCGAATCAGCCTTATTATTCCAAAACGATGATGATGGTTCCCGATAACTGGTCATTTGATTTGGTGTATAACATCAAAATGAATGACATGACGGCCATCATTGACAACGCTTTAAAAAACGGTTATACAGTAGCCTGGGCCTCAGATGTGAGTGAGAAAAGTTTTAGCTGGAAGAATGGGGTGGCTTACGTTCCTGCCAAAAAGTTTGACGAAATGACTGCCGAGGAAAAAGAGAACATGTTCAACGGTCCAAAACCAGAATTGGAAATCACTGAAGAAATTCGTCAGAAAGCATTCGACAATTACCAAACAACCGATGATCACGCCATGCATATCGTAGGTATTGCCAAAGATCAAATGGGCAAAGAATATTATATCGTAAAAAATTCTTGGGGAACTACAAATGATTACAAAGGATATTTATACGTGAGCAAGAATTTTGTAAAATACAAAACCACTTCCTTGATGGTAAATAAAGGAGGGGTTCCATCAGATATCGTTAAGAAAATTGGTGCTTAA
- a CDS encoding hybrid sensor histidine kinase/response regulator: MENKKSYTPVKVLLGYLALIALVLTVGWVLYSENVVYSRLEDKIAFEKTKILKVSKLFSNIYKTESLGRKTIQTNSEKDFKSYLVETDSLKSRIDTLKQIVTTQYQKTLLDSVTYLLSEKTKNIRQLKAIKNKADDEVSVDNAINEITRMESKLRKLVLKDFAKNPEQLGSYQRNVLRKYVDYLNQNIPDDSTNTLSKKASDSILANSKKLLTSVKVKAEKKKVSLNFQENKLLKNEIAISEQLRKVLRIIEREIIISSIKNNTLKEKSLKKVNEVVMTSAIIGLVLTLIFSILIVSDYSKSQLYKKQLEIANFKTKNLLKSREQLISTVSHDLKTPLSTIVGYTELLGNSDVNTKQSYFVKNIKDSSTYITQLVQDLLDFSQIEAGKITIEKVPFLLPEVIEEAARSIQAVYKQKNIDLVIDIDENLQARIVGDPFRLKQILSNIIGNAYKFTDEGYIKINARKNADDSFYSISIADSGIGIEKENQKFVFEEFTQANENIEKKYGGTGLGLSICQKIVTILEGNLKLESEFGKGSTFIINLPLQFDNSVNTFPQAEKPIFADTKKYTFIVIDDDINLLHLTSSVLKQEGHTVLSFDSAVKALEIIENTDFDFIITDIQMPVMDGFSFVEKLKNSNYSTYNNQPIIALTGRADLEYSDCIDAGFTTVIKKPYSPKVLLEIMQHILQNKDFTDIRINTAEEISIPKLYSLKTLKQFLGNDTIALNVFLKQFIESSKNNIAYLENAVHEKNTLEINAIAHRIAPMFRQIEADEISRILELLEKSELAVLDLGSLLNSLKIKSGLLFSALNKEMG; this comes from the coding sequence ATGGAAAACAAAAAAAGTTATACGCCCGTTAAAGTCCTTTTAGGTTATCTTGCACTGATAGCATTAGTCCTTACTGTAGGCTGGGTTTTATATTCTGAAAATGTGGTTTACAGCAGACTCGAAGATAAAATTGCTTTCGAAAAAACGAAGATTTTAAAAGTCAGCAAGCTTTTCTCGAATATTTACAAGACTGAAAGTTTAGGACGCAAAACAATCCAGACAAATTCCGAAAAAGATTTTAAAAGCTATCTTGTCGAAACCGATTCCTTAAAATCGAGAATAGATACGCTAAAACAAATTGTTACAACACAATATCAAAAGACTTTATTGGATAGTGTAACTTATTTATTGTCCGAGAAAACTAAAAATATCCGTCAATTAAAAGCTATAAAAAATAAGGCCGATGATGAAGTTTCAGTAGATAATGCCATTAATGAAATCACCAGAATGGAGTCCAAACTCCGTAAACTGGTTTTAAAGGATTTTGCCAAAAATCCAGAACAATTAGGAAGTTATCAGCGGAACGTACTCCGAAAATATGTCGATTATCTTAATCAGAACATTCCAGACGACAGCACAAATACACTCAGCAAAAAAGCTTCGGATTCTATTCTTGCCAATTCGAAAAAGCTCTTAACATCAGTAAAAGTAAAAGCGGAAAAGAAAAAGGTTTCGCTAAATTTTCAGGAAAACAAACTGCTCAAAAATGAAATCGCTATCTCCGAACAGCTTCGGAAAGTGCTTCGGATTATTGAACGTGAAATCATTATCAGCTCTATAAAAAACAATACACTTAAAGAAAAATCATTAAAAAAAGTCAACGAAGTCGTAATGACATCGGCAATAATAGGTTTAGTATTGACATTGATTTTCTCGATTTTAATTGTGAGTGATTATTCTAAGTCACAATTGTATAAAAAACAGCTGGAAATCGCCAATTTCAAAACCAAAAATCTGCTAAAAAGCCGCGAACAGTTAATCTCAACTGTTAGCCATGATTTGAAAACGCCTTTGAGTACCATTGTTGGCTACACTGAACTTTTAGGCAATTCTGATGTCAATACAAAACAGTCGTATTTTGTCAAAAACATTAAGGATTCTTCCACATACATTACGCAGTTAGTTCAGGATTTATTGGACTTTTCCCAAATAGAAGCAGGAAAAATCACAATTGAAAAAGTTCCTTTTTTATTGCCCGAAGTTATCGAAGAGGCAGCCAGAAGCATTCAGGCAGTTTATAAACAAAAAAATATTGATCTAGTCATCGATATTGATGAAAATCTGCAAGCTAGAATTGTAGGCGATCCGTTTCGCCTCAAACAGATTCTGAGCAACATTATAGGGAATGCCTATAAGTTTACAGATGAGGGATATATTAAAATCAACGCTAGGAAAAATGCAGACGATAGTTTTTATAGCATTTCTATTGCAGATTCTGGAATTGGAATCGAGAAAGAAAACCAGAAATTTGTCTTTGAAGAATTTACTCAGGCCAACGAAAACATCGAAAAAAAATACGGAGGAACAGGCTTAGGGCTGTCCATCTGTCAAAAAATCGTCACTATTTTAGAAGGAAATTTAAAACTGGAAAGTGAGTTTGGCAAAGGAAGTACTTTTATAATTAATCTTCCTTTGCAATTTGACAATAGTGTAAACACTTTTCCTCAAGCAGAAAAACCAATTTTTGCCGATACAAAAAAATATACTTTTATAGTTATTGATGATGACATCAATCTGCTGCATTTAACCAGCAGTGTCTTAAAACAGGAAGGTCACACGGTTTTATCATTTGACAGTGCTGTCAAAGCTTTGGAAATAATCGAAAATACTGATTTTGATTTTATAATTACCGATATTCAGATGCCTGTAATGGATGGATTTTCATTTGTTGAAAAATTAAAAAACTCTAATTATTCCACATACAATAACCAGCCGATAATTGCACTTACAGGCCGTGCCGATTTGGAATATTCTGATTGTATCGATGCTGGATTTACAACCGTAATCAAAAAGCCGTATTCGCCAAAAGTACTGCTGGAAATCATGCAGCATATTTTACAAAACAAAGATTTTACAGATATTAGAATCAATACTGCTGAGGAAATTTCAATTCCGAAACTATATTCTTTAAAAACCTTAAAACAATTTTTAGGAAACGATACTATAGCTTTAAATGTATTTTTAAAACAATTTATTGAAAGCAGTAAAAACAACATTGCTTATCTGGAAAATGCGGTTCATGAAAAAAACACTTTAGAAATCAATGCAATTGCACACAGAATAGCACCAATGTTCCGGCAGATTGAAGCAGATGAAATAAGCAGAATTTTGGAGTTATTAGAGAAAAGTGAGTTAGCCGTCTTGGATTTAGGAAGTCTGCTGAACTCTCTAAAAATAAAAAGCGGCTTGCTTTTTTCAGCTTTAAATAAGGAAATGGGCTAA
- a CDS encoding sigma-54-dependent transcriptional regulator gives MSKILLIEDDISFCRLLEKFLIKKGYDVTIAFSASEAKTAIKNESFNLILMDIRLPDSDGIGLMTEFKNSNPEIPVILMTGYSDVNTAVKAIKNGAADYISKPFNPDEVLLVITNAMPSSQEEIPVKEKKAIKRQTASENEFVKGISVASKKLLDHIQLVSPTDMSVLIIGESGTGKEIIAKSIHQQSSRKNNNFIAVDCGAIPKELAASEFFGHLKGSFTGAISDKIGYFEAANGGTLFLDEIGNLSYENQIQLLRALQERKIKPVGSNKEINVDIRIVTATNEDLREAVKNGDFREDLYHRINEFSILSPSLTDRDEDLMVFADYFLEKANQQLNKEIIGFSPEVVAIFQKYSWPGNLRELQNCVKRATLLTRGNYIESDVLPSEFFQIQKQQSSSDAFSLSENEKETIINALSKTQNNKSEAAKLLKITRKTLYNKLKQYNIT, from the coding sequence ATGTCAAAGATATTACTAATAGAAGATGATATTTCATTCTGCAGATTATTAGAAAAATTTCTAATAAAGAAAGGATACGATGTGACCATTGCTTTTTCTGCATCCGAAGCTAAAACAGCCATCAAAAATGAATCCTTTAATCTGATTTTGATGGACATCCGTTTACCAGATTCAGACGGAATTGGGTTAATGACAGAATTCAAAAATTCAAATCCAGAAATACCAGTTATCCTCATGACTGGATATTCGGATGTAAATACTGCCGTAAAAGCCATCAAAAACGGCGCTGCTGATTATATTTCGAAGCCTTTTAATCCAGACGAGGTTTTATTAGTCATTACAAATGCAATGCCGTCTTCACAAGAAGAAATTCCAGTCAAAGAAAAGAAAGCGATTAAAAGACAAACAGCTTCTGAAAATGAATTTGTAAAAGGTATTTCAGTTGCTTCAAAAAAATTATTAGATCATATACAGCTGGTGAGTCCAACTGATATGTCTGTTTTAATTATTGGCGAAAGCGGCACAGGAAAAGAAATTATAGCAAAAAGCATCCATCAGCAGAGCAGCAGAAAGAACAATAATTTTATTGCTGTAGATTGTGGTGCAATACCAAAAGAATTGGCTGCGAGTGAATTTTTCGGCCATCTTAAAGGATCTTTTACTGGAGCCATCAGCGATAAAATAGGATATTTTGAAGCAGCAAATGGAGGAACTCTTTTTTTGGACGAAATTGGAAATCTTTCTTATGAAAACCAGATCCAATTGCTGAGAGCTTTGCAAGAGCGGAAAATTAAGCCAGTTGGCAGCAACAAAGAAATTAATGTTGATATCCGAATTGTTACCGCGACGAATGAAGATTTGCGGGAAGCAGTCAAAAATGGTGATTTCAGAGAAGATTTATATCATAGAATAAATGAGTTTTCCATTCTGTCCCCTTCGTTAACAGACAGGGACGAGGATCTAATGGTTTTTGCCGATTATTTTCTGGAGAAAGCTAATCAGCAGCTCAATAAAGAAATAATAGGCTTTTCGCCGGAAGTTGTTGCTATTTTTCAAAAATACAGCTGGCCGGGCAATCTGCGTGAACTGCAGAATTGTGTAAAACGCGCCACTCTTTTAACCCGTGGCAATTATATTGAAAGCGATGTTTTGCCTTCAGAATTTTTTCAAATACAAAAACAGCAGAGTTCAAGCGATGCTTTTTCTTTATCCGAAAATGAAAAAGAAACCATTATTAATGCCTTGTCAAAAACTCAGAATAACAAATCGGAAGCAGCAAAATTGCTAAAAATAACCCGAAAAACGCTTTACAATAAATTAAAGCAATACAATATCACTTAG
- the accC gene encoding acetyl-CoA carboxylase biotin carboxylase subunit, whose amino-acid sequence MFKKILIANRGEIALRVIRTCREMGIKTVAVYSTADAESLHVKFADEAVCIGPPPSNLSYLKMSNIIAAAEITNADAIHPGYGFLSENAKFSKICQEHNIKFIGASPEMIDRMGDKASAKATMIEAGVPCVPGSEGILDSYEDAKETAAKIGYPVMMKATAGGGGKGMRAIWKEEELLKAWESARQEAAAAFGNDGMYMEKLIEEPRHIEIQVVGDAYGKACHLSERDCSVQRRHQKLTEETPSPFMTDELRTKMGEAAVKAAEFIKYEGAGTVEFLVDKHRNFYFMEMNTRIQVEHPITEQVVDYDLIREQILVAAGVPISGRNYLPQLHAIEVRINAEDPYNDFRPSPGKITTLHMPGGHGVRLDTHVYSGYTIPPNYDSMIAKLITTAQSREEAISKMRRALDEFVIEGIKTTIPFHRQLMDNPKYIEGDYTTAFMDTFKMNPVE is encoded by the coding sequence ATGTTTAAAAAAATACTAATAGCAAATAGAGGAGAAATTGCGCTTCGTGTCATCCGAACCTGCAGAGAAATGGGTATCAAGACGGTAGCTGTTTATTCTACTGCAGATGCTGAAAGCCTGCATGTGAAATTTGCTGATGAAGCTGTTTGTATAGGACCGCCTCCAAGTAACCTTTCCTATTTAAAGATGTCCAATATTATTGCTGCTGCCGAAATTACAAATGCAGATGCAATTCATCCAGGTTACGGTTTCTTATCTGAAAACGCAAAATTTTCAAAAATCTGTCAGGAACATAATATAAAATTCATTGGTGCTTCTCCAGAAATGATTGACCGAATGGGAGACAAAGCTTCTGCAAAAGCAACAATGATTGAAGCTGGTGTTCCCTGCGTTCCTGGTTCTGAAGGAATTTTAGATTCTTATGAAGACGCGAAAGAAACTGCTGCAAAAATAGGTTATCCAGTAATGATGAAAGCTACTGCCGGTGGCGGCGGAAAAGGGATGAGAGCTATCTGGAAAGAAGAAGAACTTCTGAAAGCCTGGGAAAGTGCCCGTCAGGAAGCGGCTGCAGCTTTTGGTAACGATGGGATGTACATGGAGAAATTAATCGAAGAGCCGCGCCACATCGAAATTCAGGTTGTTGGTGATGCTTACGGTAAAGCCTGTCACCTTTCTGAAAGAGACTGTTCTGTTCAGCGCCGTCATCAAAAATTGACTGAAGAAACTCCTTCTCCATTTATGACTGACGAACTGCGTACAAAAATGGGTGAAGCAGCTGTAAAAGCAGCTGAATTTATAAAATACGAAGGTGCTGGAACTGTTGAGTTTTTGGTTGACAAACACAGAAACTTCTATTTCATGGAAATGAATACTCGTATCCAAGTTGAACACCCGATTACTGAACAGGTTGTTGATTATGACTTGATCCGTGAGCAGATTCTAGTTGCTGCTGGTGTGCCAATTTCAGGAAGAAACTACCTTCCGCAGTTACACGCTATCGAAGTTCGTATCAATGCAGAAGATCCTTATAATGATTTCAGACCTTCGCCAGGAAAAATTACCACATTACATATGCCTGGAGGTCATGGAGTACGTTTAGACACTCACGTATATTCTGGTTATACTATTCCGCCAAATTACGATTCTATGATTGCTAAATTGATTACTACTGCCCAATCACGTGAAGAAGCTATTAGTAAAATGAGAAGAGCATTAGACGAATTCGTAATCGAAGGAATCAAAACAACTATTCCGTTTCATAGACAATTGATGGATAATCCTAAATATATTGAAGGCGATTATACAACTGCTTTCATGGATACTTTCAAAATGAATCCAGTAGAATAA
- the accB gene encoding acetyl-CoA carboxylase biotin carboxyl carrier protein, with translation MDLKEIQNLIKFVANSGVAEVKLEMDDVKITIRTTLEGNVTEATYVQQLPAQNILPQAAAPQQIAPVAAAVPAAEPVEKNNYITIKSPIIGTFYRKPAPDKPMFVEVGKSIAKGDVLCVIEAMKLFNEIESEVSGKIVKILVDDMSPVEFDQPLFLVDPS, from the coding sequence ATGGATTTAAAAGAAATTCAAAATCTAATTAAATTTGTAGCAAATTCAGGTGTTGCAGAAGTAAAATTAGAAATGGACGATGTAAAAATCACCATCAGAACTACTTTAGAAGGTAACGTTACCGAAGCGACTTATGTGCAGCAGTTACCTGCCCAAAACATTCTTCCGCAAGCTGCCGCTCCACAGCAGATTGCTCCTGTTGCAGCCGCTGTTCCTGCAGCTGAACCAGTTGAGAAAAACAATTACATTACTATAAAATCACCAATCATTGGTACTTTCTACAGAAAACCTGCTCCAGATAAACCTATGTTTGTTGAAGTTGGAAAATCAATCGCTAAAGGAGATGTTCTTTGCGTAATTGAAGCAATGAAATTATTCAACGAAATTGAATCAGAAGTATCTGGTAAAATCGTAAAAATATTGGTAGACGATATGTCTCCTGTAGAATTTGACCAGCCTTTATTCTTAGTAGATCCATCATAA
- a CDS encoding beta-ketoacyl-ACP synthase III, whose amino-acid sequence MSTITAAITAVGGYVPDFVLSNKVLETMVDTNDEWITTRTGIKERRILKDADKGTSFLAIKAAQDLIAKSNIDPLEIDLVLMATATADMPVASTGAHVATSIGATNAFSYDLQAACSSFLYGMSTAAAYIQSGRYKKVLLIGADKMSSIVDYKDRSTCIIFGDGAGAVLFEPNYEGYGLQDEYLRSDSVGRDFLKIPAGGSLLPTSIDTVNDNKHNIIQDGKTVFKYAVTNMADASELILKRNNLTNENVNWLVPHQANKRIIDATAHRMNLEDEKVLMNIEKYGNTTSATLPLVLYDFEHLFKKGDTIIFAAFGGGFTWGSIYLTWAYDKK is encoded by the coding sequence ATGAGTACAATTACAGCCGCAATTACCGCTGTTGGTGGTTATGTTCCGGATTTTGTTCTTTCCAACAAAGTTCTGGAAACAATGGTAGACACTAATGATGAATGGATAACCACACGCACAGGAATTAAAGAAAGAAGAATACTAAAAGATGCTGATAAAGGAACTTCTTTTCTTGCTATAAAAGCAGCGCAGGATTTAATCGCAAAATCAAATATTGACCCTCTTGAAATAGACTTAGTTTTAATGGCAACCGCAACTGCAGATATGCCAGTAGCCTCAACGGGAGCACATGTAGCAACATCTATAGGGGCTACAAATGCATTCTCTTATGATTTACAGGCAGCATGTTCAAGTTTCCTTTACGGAATGTCAACTGCAGCAGCTTATATTCAATCCGGAAGATACAAAAAAGTACTGCTTATAGGTGCTGATAAAATGTCATCTATTGTTGATTATAAAGACCGATCAACTTGTATTATTTTTGGAGACGGTGCAGGTGCAGTATTATTTGAACCCAATTACGAAGGATACGGATTACAAGATGAATACTTAAGAAGCGACAGCGTAGGCCGTGATTTCTTAAAAATACCTGCTGGCGGATCCCTCTTGCCAACAAGTATTGACACCGTAAATGACAACAAACATAACATTATTCAAGACGGAAAAACTGTTTTCAAATATGCAGTTACCAATATGGCTGATGCAAGCGAATTGATTTTAAAAAGAAACAATTTAACCAACGAAAATGTAAATTGGCTTGTACCCCATCAAGCAAACAAACGCATCATTGATGCAACTGCCCACAGAATGAATCTGGAAGACGAGAAAGTATTGATGAATATTGAAAAATACGGCAATACTACATCTGCGACATTACCCTTAGTATTATACGATTTTGAACATCTTTTCAAAAAAGGAGATACTATCATTTTTGCTGCCTTTGGAGGCGGATTCACTTGGGGATCAATTTACTTAACTTGGGCCTACGACAAAAAATAA
- the rpmF gene encoding 50S ribosomal protein L32, producing MAHPKRKTSKTRRDKRRTHYKATVAQIATCPITGEAHLYHRAYWHEGKMYYRGQVVIDKSEVALA from the coding sequence ATGGCACATCCTAAGAGAAAAACCTCAAAAACAAGAAGAGACAAAAGAAGAACACATTACAAAGCTACAGTAGCTCAGATCGCTACATGCCCAATTACTGGAGAAGCACATTTATACCACAGAGCTTACTGGCATGAAGGTAAAATGTATTACAGAGGACAAGTTGTTATCGACAAATCTGAAGTAGCTCTTGCTTAA
- a CDS encoding YceD family protein, which produces MSKTKEYTIPFVGLKLGKHKFEYQIDNAFFEIFDYNEFQNSDIKVTVVLDKKSNLLELSFKHEGTINVPCDLTSEDFDLPIKGKLKLIVRFGETFNNDNEELLILPFGEFEIDIAQYIYEMIILSVPQKRIHPGIKDGSLNTEALTKLKELTIKEQKKEKKEEENTDPRWDKLKQLLTDK; this is translated from the coding sequence ATGAGCAAGACAAAAGAATATACAATCCCTTTCGTAGGATTGAAGCTAGGAAAACACAAATTTGAGTATCAAATAGATAATGCGTTCTTTGAAATCTTTGATTATAATGAATTTCAAAATTCAGACATCAAAGTAACTGTAGTTTTAGACAAAAAAAGCAACCTGTTAGAGTTAAGTTTCAAACATGAAGGAACTATCAATGTTCCGTGTGACCTTACAAGTGAAGATTTTGATTTACCAATAAAAGGAAAATTAAAACTAATTGTACGGTTTGGAGAAACTTTCAACAATGACAATGAAGAGCTGCTAATACTTCCTTTTGGAGAATTTGAAATAGACATCGCTCAATATATATATGAGATGATAATACTTTCAGTTCCTCAAAAAAGAATCCATCCCGGTATAAAGGATGGCAGTTTAAACACTGAAGCTTTGACAAAACTGAAAGAGTTAACAATTAAAGAGCAAAAAAAAGAAAAAAAAGAAGAAGAAAATACAGACCCGCGCTGGGACAAATTAAAGCAACTATTAACGGATAAATAA